Below is a window of Nocardia asteroides DNA.
CGGGCCGACACCGATCACCTGGTGGGCGCGCGAGCCGGCCCGCGGCGCAGTACCGGCGGCATCGGCAACGCCAATGCCCCACCCCGCCCGGGTTCAGAACCCGTCGAATCCGCCCCCGTCGAATCCACTGTCGAACCCGCCATCGGAGGAGCCGCCCCAGTCACCTGAATCCTGACCCGGGTCGTACCCCGGATCCTGGCCGAAGCCCTGGTCGCCTTGGTCGAGTGCCGCTTCGCCGGTGCCGTCCTCGAACGCCTGGGCGTCGTAGCCGACTCCGGACATCCCGGCGAACAATGTCGTGAACAGCAGTGCCGAACCGGCGCCCCAGGCGCCGGCTATCAGCGCGGGCTTCCACCACGGCTCCGAATACCACCCCGCGGGGACCGGGCGACCGGCCACCCGACCGCCGGGGTAGTAGTTCGGCGTGCCCTGGGACGGGGTGGGGGAGGCGGCGATGCGGCGGCCGTTGTGCTCGACGACCCGTGGCCGGTCGACCTGTCCCGCGATGTCCTGACCATCGAGGGCGGGGACCGGCGGGCCCGGGTCCATATTCATCGCGGTGCGCGCCGCCCGGATGTAATAGAGCCCTTCCAGCGCCGTCTGCTTGGCCAGGCGGGCCTGGACGGGCGAGTTCGCCCGGTCCATCTGGCCGCCCGCGGCGTTGTAGCGCTCGGACGCGTCGGCCAGGGCCTGCCGGGCCGCTTCGTTGCGCGGCGACAGCTGGTAGACCTGGCCGCCGAGGCGTTCGATCGTCACCCTGGCGTCGGCCTGCGCTTCTTCGAGCTCGCGCGCGGTCCGCTTGTTCTGTTCGGCTCGCAGGTACAGCAGCGCCGCCACGCACACGACGACGATCACGATCAACCACCACAGCATCGCGCACCTCTTTCGTCCGAGGTCTCGAGATGCTGTCCAGTTTACTGATCGGTTGCCGGAAGCCTCGCAGCCGCGATGATCAGCGCGTTGCGGGGTAGCTCAGCCCGCGAGATGACGTGCGATCACCAGTCGCTGGATCTGGTTGGTGCCCTCGAAGATCTGCATGACCTTGGCCTCGCGCATGTAGCGCTCCACCGGGAAGTCCTGGGTGTAGCCGTAGCCGCCGAAGACCTGCACCGCGTCGGTGGTGACCTTCATGGCGGCGTCGGTGGCGACCAGCTTGGCGACGCTGGCCTGGCGCGAATACGGCAGGCCGGCGTCGCGGCGGCGGGCCGCGTCGAGGTAGGTGGCACGGGCGGTGTCGACGGCGGCGGCCATGTCGGCGAGGACGAAGCCCAGGCCCTGATGGTCGATGATCTTGCGGCCGAAGGCCTCTCGCTCCTTGGCGTAGGCGACGGCCTCGTCGAGGGCGCGCTGCGCGAGGCCGGTGGCGACGGCGGCGATACCGAGGCGGCCCGCGTCCAGCGCGCTGAAGGCGATCGAAAGGCCCTGGCCCTCTTCGCCGATCCGGCGTTCGGTGGGCAGGAAGGCGTCGTCGTAGGCGGCGGTGGTGGTGGGGATGCCGCGCAGGCCCATCTTCTCCTCGGGCTTGCCGAAGCTGAGGCCGGGGGTGTCGGCGGGGACCAGGAAGCAGGAGATGCCGCGCGAGCCCTCGCCGGTGCGGGCGAACAGGGTGTAGAAGTCGGCCCGGCCGCCGTTGGTGATCCAGGCTTTGGTGCCGGTGATCCGGTAGCCGCCGTCGACGGGGGTGGCGCGGCAGCGCAGGGCGGCCGCGTCCGAACCCGCGTGTGCCTCGGACAGGCTGTAGGCGCCGACGGTCTCGCCGGACAACATGCCTGCCAGCCACTGCTGCTTCTGCTCGTCGGTGCCGTAGGTGAACAGCGGATGGCACGACAGGCCGTGCACGCTCACCGCGACGGCGACCGCGGACCAGCGGCTCGCCAGTTCCTCGAGCACCTGCAGGTACACCTCGTAGGGCTGCGCGCCGCCGCCGAACTCCTCCGGGTACGGCAGGCTCAGCAGCCCGGCGGCGCCGAGCGCGGGGAAGACGCCGTCGGGGAAGACGCCGGTCTTCTCGCTCTCGGCGACGCGCGGTTCGAGCACCTTGTCGGCGATGTCGCGGGTCAGCTCGATCAGCTCGCGCGCTTCGTCGGTGGGCAGCATCCGGTCAACAGCCATGCTCGACACAGTACGTCCAGCATTGAATTGCGTGCAAGGCAGCACGGAATTTTCGGGCCCTATACTGTGGTGATGCCGGAGTTGCCACCGAACAAGCATCAGGAGAAGAGTCTGCGGACGCGGGCGCTGCTGCTCGATGCCGCGATCGAGAGCCTGGCCGAGGCCGGCTACGCGGGCGCCTCCATCGCCGACATCACGGCCAGGGCGGGCGTCACCCGGGGCGCGCAGCTGCATCAGTTCCACACCAGGAGCGAACTGTTCGCCCAGACCATCGGGCATCTCACCGAGCGACAGCGCGAAGCCATGCAGCGCCGGGCCAGGGCCCTGCCCGGCGACACCGCCGCGGGCGCGGTGCTCGTGGAACTGGTCACCGCGACGTTCGCGGGCAAGCTCGGCCGCGCCGCCGTCGAGCTCTATGTCGGCATCGCCAACGACCCGCCGTTGCGTCGCGAGATGCTGCGGGTCCAGCACGAGCTCACCGTGGAACTGCTCGACCGCTGTGCCGGGCTGATCGACCCCGCGATCACCCGGGAGCGGCTGGAGAGCACCTTCTGGCTCACCATCAACCTGGTGCGCGGCGCGACCCTCGACGAGATGGTCGGCCGCGACCGGGTCCGCCGCAAGCAGGTGCTGGCCGACTGGACCGCGCTGGCCGACCTGGCCCTGCGCTGAGCGTGCCTATCATCTGCGCATGAGCGCAGACGGCCGCCCGGCATCCGCACCACTGGCCGACGATCAAGTGGGGCTGGTCGTCGAGGTGTTCCGGATGCTCGCCGACCCCACCCGGGTGCGGGTGCTGTGGGCGCTGGCGGCGGGGGAGCTGTCGGTGAACGAGCTGGCGGCCGAGGTCGGCAAGCCGGGTCCGTCGGTGTCCCAGCACCTGGCGAAGCTGCGGATGGCCCGGCTGGTGCACACCCGGCGCGAGGGCACCACGATCTACTACCGCCTGGAGAACGACCATGTGCGCAGGCTGGTCGTCGACGCCGTGCACAACGCCGAGCACGCGGGTCCCGGTGTGCCGGCGCATCATCGGGGACCCGGCGCCGAGCCGCCGCACGGCGCGCAAGAGGGCTGACGCTGAACACGCGGTTCACCAGGAAAAGTTGCACTGGGAAACAATTGCCGCTTGGTCTCTTTTCGGTAGCATCCGATGTGACGTGGCTCATGCCGCGCCGAGACCGAAGGAGTTTCCCGATGCTGAGCACCATGCAGGACGACCAGCTGTCGCTGGCCAAACTGCTCAACTATGCCGCCACCTTCCAGGGCGATTCGACCGTGTCCACCTGGACCGGCGACGGGGTGCGCACCATGACCTACCGCGAGCTCGGCGCCGACGCCGCCCGGTTGGCCAACGCGCTGCGCGGACTCGGCATCGAAGAGGGCGACCGCGTCGGCACCTTCATGTGGAACAACAACGAGCACATGGTCGCCTACATCGCGGTGCCCGCGATGGGCGCGGTGCTGCACGCGCTCAACATCCGGCTGTTCCCGGAGCAGCTGGTGTTCGTCGCCAACCACGCCGAGGACCAGGTCGTCCTCGTCGACGGCACCCTGGTGCCGCTGTTCGCGCAGTACCTGCCGAACCTGACCACGGTCAAGCACGTGATCGTCGTCAACGGTGACGCGTCGGCGCTGACCGCGCCCGAGGGCATCCAGGTGCACTCCTACCGCGAGCTGCTCGACAGCCAGTCCGCCGAGTTCGACTTCCCGGTCGTGGACGAGCGCTCGGCCGCCGCGATGTGCTACACCTCCGGAACCACCGGCGATCCGAAGGGCGTCGTCTACTCGCACCGCTCCAACTGGCTGCACGCCATGCAGGTGAACTCGCCCAACGGCATGGGTTTCCAGGGCTCGGACTACGTGCTCGCGATCGTGCCGCTGTTCCACGCCAACGCGTGGGGCCTGCCGTACGCGGCGCTGATGTCGGGTGCGAACGTGCTGATGCCGGACCGTTTCCTGCAGCCGGGTCCGCTGCTGGAGATGATGGCGGCCGAGAAGCCCACCTTCGCCGCCGCGGTGCCCACCATCTGGGGCGGCGTGCTGGCCGGTCTGGCGGCCAAGCCGCAGGACATCTCGCATCTGCGCACAGCCGTCGTCGGTGGCTCCGCGGTGCCGCCCGCCATGATGCGCGCGTTCGAGGAGAAGCACGGCGTGCGCATCCTGCACGCCTGGGGCATGACCGAGACCTCGCCGCTGGGCAGTGTCGCGCACGCGCCCGCCGGGGTGGAGGGCGAGGAGGCCTGGGCCTACCGCTACACCCAGGGCCGCTTCCCGGCCAATGTCGAGGCCCGGCTCGTCGGTGACGACGGCAAGGTCGTCCCGAACGACGGCGAGTCCCTCGGCGAGCTCCAGGTCCGCGGCGCGTGGATCACCGGCTCGTACTACTCGCCGTCCGGCGCCGAGATCGACCCGGACAAGTTCGACGACGGCTGGCTGCGGACCGGCGACGTGGGCAAGATCAGCCCCGACGGCTACCTCACCCTGGTGGACCGCTCCAAGGACGTCATCAAGTCCGGTGGCGAGTGGATCTCCTCGGTGGACCTGGAGAACGCCGTGATGGGCCACCCGGCCGTCGCCGAGGCCGCGGTCATCGGTGTGCCGGACGAGAAGTGGGACGAGCGCCCGCTGGTCGCCATCGTGCTGTCCGAGGGTTCCGGCGCCGAGGCCGCCGAGCTGCGTGACTTCCTGGCCGACAAGTTCGCCAAGTGGCAGCTGCCCGAGCGCTGGACCTTCATCGCCGAGGTGCCCAAGACCAGCGTCGGCAAGTTCGACAAGAAGCGTCTGCGCGCGCAGTACGCCGAGGGCGAGCTGGATGTCGTGACCCTGGGCTGATCCCCGCACGAAACGGCGGGCGTGGAATCGCTTCCACGCCCGCCGTTTCTGTTCTGTTGTCTCTTCAGTTGTTTGTTCTGTTGTCGGATCCTGTTGTGCGATGCAGTTGTCGATATTCAGTTGTCGACAGAAACGCTGGTGCTCAACAGTTCCGGAGCTCGGGGCTCTGGTTGAGAAGCTGGGCCCGCGGGCTGATGTAGCGGGTGTAGGTCTCGTTGCCGACCGACGAGAGCGGGAAGGCCGCGACCCGGTGGCAGTTCTGGAAGGCCAGCTTCACGCCGAAGTGCCGTTCCAGGCCACCGCGGATGGAGTCGGAGGCCAGGGCGCGCAGCAGCTGGCCGCGGGCCACCTCGTCCGGCGGCGGCACCACGTTGTCGGCGAATTCCGCGTCACCGGACCGCAGCTCGCCGGCGACCCGGCTCACCACTTCCCAGGCGTAGGGCAGTGATGTGCGGACACATTCGACGAATTCCGCGTCGTCGATGTCGCCCTGTTCGGCGCGCTCGAGCAATGCTGCTGGTACATCGAGGGACATGGCGCTCTCCTCCTGCTTGGTGGTGGTCGGCGGGCTGCGATGCCTCCTCGAGTCTAAACGATATTCGTTGTCAATAACCCTGGATTCACTCCGAAAGTGCTTTCCGGAGTGCGGTTTTGGCGTCGGCGGCCAGGTCGGCCACCAGTTCGCCTGCCGATTGCCCGGTGGTCAGCGAATGGGCTTGCCCCGCCCACAGATTCACATCGTCGGGGTTGCCGGCGGAGCGGCCCTCGGCCCGCAACGGCG
It encodes the following:
- a CDS encoding acyl-CoA dehydrogenase family protein, whose translation is MAVDRMLPTDEARELIELTRDIADKVLEPRVAESEKTGVFPDGVFPALGAAGLLSLPYPEEFGGGAQPYEVYLQVLEELASRWSAVAVAVSVHGLSCHPLFTYGTDEQKQQWLAGMLSGETVGAYSLSEAHAGSDAAALRCRATPVDGGYRITGTKAWITNGGRADFYTLFARTGEGSRGISCFLVPADTPGLSFGKPEEKMGLRGIPTTTAAYDDAFLPTERRIGEEGQGLSIAFSALDAGRLGIAAVATGLAQRALDEAVAYAKEREAFGRKIIDHQGLGFVLADMAAAVDTARATYLDAARRRDAGLPYSRQASVAKLVATDAAMKVTTDAVQVFGGYGYTQDFPVERYMREAKVMQIFEGTNQIQRLVIARHLAG
- a CDS encoding TetR/AcrR family transcriptional regulator; this encodes MPELPPNKHQEKSLRTRALLLDAAIESLAEAGYAGASIADITARAGVTRGAQLHQFHTRSELFAQTIGHLTERQREAMQRRARALPGDTAAGAVLVELVTATFAGKLGRAAVELYVGIANDPPLRREMLRVQHELTVELLDRCAGLIDPAITRERLESTFWLTINLVRGATLDEMVGRDRVRRKQVLADWTALADLALR
- a CDS encoding ArsR/SmtB family transcription factor, coding for MSADGRPASAPLADDQVGLVVEVFRMLADPTRVRVLWALAAGELSVNELAAEVGKPGPSVSQHLAKLRMARLVHTRREGTTIYYRLENDHVRRLVVDAVHNAEHAGPGVPAHHRGPGAEPPHGAQEG
- a CDS encoding long-chain fatty acid--CoA ligase, producing the protein MLSTMQDDQLSLAKLLNYAATFQGDSTVSTWTGDGVRTMTYRELGADAARLANALRGLGIEEGDRVGTFMWNNNEHMVAYIAVPAMGAVLHALNIRLFPEQLVFVANHAEDQVVLVDGTLVPLFAQYLPNLTTVKHVIVVNGDASALTAPEGIQVHSYRELLDSQSAEFDFPVVDERSAAAMCYTSGTTGDPKGVVYSHRSNWLHAMQVNSPNGMGFQGSDYVLAIVPLFHANAWGLPYAALMSGANVLMPDRFLQPGPLLEMMAAEKPTFAAAVPTIWGGVLAGLAAKPQDISHLRTAVVGGSAVPPAMMRAFEEKHGVRILHAWGMTETSPLGSVAHAPAGVEGEEAWAYRYTQGRFPANVEARLVGDDGKVVPNDGESLGELQVRGAWITGSYYSPSGAEIDPDKFDDGWLRTGDVGKISPDGYLTLVDRSKDVIKSGGEWISSVDLENAVMGHPAVAEAAVIGVPDEKWDERPLVAIVLSEGSGAEAAELRDFLADKFAKWQLPERWTFIAEVPKTSVGKFDKKRLRAQYAEGELDVVTLG
- a CDS encoding SCO5389 family protein, whose protein sequence is MSLDVPAALLERAEQGDIDDAEFVECVRTSLPYAWEVVSRVAGELRSGDAEFADNVVPPPDEVARGQLLRALASDSIRGGLERHFGVKLAFQNCHRVAAFPLSSVGNETYTRYISPRAQLLNQSPELRNC